The following coding sequences are from one Granulicella arctica window:
- a CDS encoding endo-1,4-beta-xylanase, which produces MNRRDFLTALGATVATKWMSLEVTAQAAAAPLKQLAAQKGLMFGSSLAMKYFDQLSAYKQLFVSQCDIATPEFQMKWNSLSRQPGVYDFAAADQFVAFCVANHIKVRGHTLVWHDSMPAWVPGQLSPTTARAVMLDHIRVVAEHFAGKLYSWDVVNEVLDPGSQRPDGLRASPWLKNIGVDYIEQAFRATAAADPKALLVWNENYLEVSNGFGDAKRKAMLIQLDTMLARSVPIHGIGLEAHLRGDQANVLGDASYEVFLDELAKRGMKIFITELDIQDASFSADFRMRDKEVADVYGKFLTASLRQPAVKGVVTWGLSDSFSWISGYRPRKDGLPVRPLAFDVNCQPKPAYYAIAESLEKAPRRG; this is translated from the coding sequence ATGAACCGCAGAGACTTCCTGACAGCGTTGGGCGCGACGGTAGCGACGAAGTGGATGTCGCTTGAAGTCACCGCGCAGGCTGCGGCTGCTCCTCTGAAGCAGTTGGCTGCTCAAAAAGGGTTAATGTTCGGCTCCTCTCTTGCTATGAAGTACTTCGATCAGTTATCTGCTTACAAGCAGTTATTTGTGTCGCAGTGCGATATCGCGACTCCAGAGTTTCAAATGAAGTGGAACTCGCTGAGTCGTCAGCCTGGGGTATATGACTTTGCTGCTGCTGACCAATTTGTAGCATTTTGTGTGGCGAACCATATTAAGGTGCGCGGGCACACGCTGGTGTGGCACGATTCGATGCCTGCATGGGTTCCAGGACAGCTTTCGCCGACAACCGCTAGGGCTGTCATGTTGGACCACATCCGTGTGGTCGCTGAACACTTCGCGGGCAAACTGTACTCCTGGGATGTGGTAAACGAGGTGCTCGATCCAGGGAGTCAGCGGCCCGATGGGCTCCGGGCTAGTCCCTGGCTGAAGAATATTGGTGTCGACTATATCGAACAAGCATTTCGTGCAACTGCAGCGGCAGATCCGAAAGCTCTTCTCGTATGGAACGAAAACTACCTCGAAGTATCCAACGGATTCGGTGATGCGAAGCGGAAGGCGATGCTCATACAACTTGACACTATGCTCGCGCGAAGCGTTCCGATTCATGGAATCGGATTAGAAGCACATCTGCGTGGCGACCAAGCAAATGTATTGGGCGATGCAAGTTACGAAGTATTTCTCGATGAGTTGGCGAAACGTGGAATGAAGATTTTCATCACGGAATTGGACATACAAGACGCTAGTTTTTCCGCGGATTTCAGAATGCGTGACAAAGAGGTTGCTGATGTTTATGGGAAATTTCTTACTGCTAGCCTGCGGCAGCCGGCGGTAAAAGGAGTCGTCACGTGGGGGCTTTCGGATTCCTTCAGTTGGATCTCAGGATACCGTCCGCGCAAAGATGGTCTGCCGGTACGGCCTCTGGCATTCGACGTGAATTGTCAGCCTAAGCCGGCATACTATGCCATTGCTGAGTCGCTTGAGAAGGCTCCTCGGCGTGGTTGA
- a CDS encoding GH92 family glycosyl hydrolase, with translation MLFPSCGGTVFAADRASDLTPEDQVNVMIGTAAEGQTFPATGVPFAMTQWTPQTHAGEVKCVAPYYAADTRIQGFRGSHFLSGSCTQDYGSFTLMPLNRSAQLGPVERSSSFTRQSEQAHPYSYSVDLKDSGIHAEITGAERSGMMRFHFRTGQKIGWMAVENNLRLGKGMIRIDPERQEITGENPVHRIYAGADQPAGFSGFVVVVFDRPFRVGGTWAGKQRKDGSLEQNSTEKSVGAFVSFDLPADRTVRVRIGTSFTSLEEARRNLSEEIPDWNFDAAVARARMAWNKAFSVVQIHGISADRTIFYTALYHSMLAPRIFSDRSGTYPRFAGGQSIETAKGFTYYCDYSVWDTFRAVHPLLTILDPRRDADMVQSLIAKGEQGGFLPIFPAWNSYTSEMTGDHSVAIIADAYVKGIRGFDAEAAYRLMRKNATEEPDSLELYKDGRGRRGLESYLKYGYIPLEDHVPYAFHGNEQVSRTLDYAFDDYEVSVMAKALGHTEDAALFAKRAQNYRNVIDPETGFARGRHADGSWIEPFDPMAPASYVTESTPFVSTFFVPQDIPGLIQFVHGPESFVKKLDDLFAKGIYDHGNEPSHHIAYLYDDAGVPWKTQKHVHEIMTLQYADSNAGLAGNDDAGQMSAWYVMSALGFYSVTPGTPRYSIGTPRFDDTTVKVGGGKELHICAPGAESGKFYIRSVHLNGVLLPRSYLLHSEVVGGGELVFEMSSRPTGL, from the coding sequence TTGCTTTTTCCTTCTTGTGGAGGAACCGTCTTTGCCGCGGATAGAGCCTCCGATCTTACTCCTGAAGATCAGGTAAATGTCATGATCGGCACTGCGGCCGAGGGCCAGACCTTTCCCGCTACGGGCGTTCCTTTTGCCATGACGCAGTGGACCCCGCAGACGCACGCCGGTGAGGTCAAATGTGTAGCCCCGTACTACGCGGCAGATACCCGTATCCAGGGATTTCGCGGCAGCCACTTTCTCTCGGGATCCTGCACCCAGGACTATGGCAGCTTTACGCTGATGCCTCTCAATCGTAGCGCTCAACTTGGGCCGGTTGAGCGTTCGTCCTCGTTCACTCGCCAAAGCGAGCAGGCCCATCCTTATTCATATAGCGTCGATCTAAAGGACAGCGGTATTCATGCCGAGATCACCGGGGCTGAACGTTCGGGAATGATGCGGTTCCACTTTCGTACCGGACAGAAGATTGGCTGGATGGCCGTCGAGAACAATCTGCGGCTTGGCAAGGGCATGATCCGTATCGATCCAGAGCGCCAGGAGATTACGGGCGAAAACCCTGTACATCGCATCTATGCCGGAGCCGACCAGCCAGCCGGTTTTTCAGGATTTGTAGTGGTGGTCTTCGATCGGCCCTTTCGTGTAGGAGGAACCTGGGCCGGTAAGCAGCGCAAGGATGGCTCTCTTGAGCAAAACTCCACGGAGAAGAGTGTGGGAGCGTTTGTCTCATTCGATCTTCCTGCCGACCGAACTGTTCGTGTGCGGATAGGAACATCGTTCACCAGCCTGGAAGAAGCGCGCCGCAATCTTTCTGAGGAGATCCCCGACTGGAACTTTGATGCTGCTGTCGCTCGTGCGCGCATGGCCTGGAACAAGGCGTTCTCAGTCGTCCAGATCCATGGCATTTCGGCCGACCGGACCATCTTTTATACGGCGCTCTATCATTCAATGCTTGCGCCTCGCATCTTCTCGGACCGTAGCGGAACCTATCCACGTTTTGCAGGGGGACAGAGCATCGAAACCGCCAAGGGCTTCACCTACTACTGCGACTACTCTGTCTGGGATACCTTTCGTGCGGTTCATCCTCTGTTAACGATCCTCGACCCCCGTCGAGATGCGGACATGGTTCAGTCTCTCATTGCCAAGGGAGAGCAGGGAGGATTCCTGCCGATCTTTCCTGCCTGGAACAGCTACACATCCGAAATGACTGGGGACCATTCTGTCGCGATCATAGCCGATGCCTATGTCAAAGGCATTCGGGGCTTTGATGCGGAGGCGGCCTACCGGTTGATGCGCAAAAATGCTACCGAAGAGCCAGACAGCCTGGAACTATATAAGGATGGACGTGGTCGCCGCGGGCTGGAGTCCTATCTTAAATATGGCTATATTCCGCTGGAAGACCATGTGCCGTATGCCTTCCATGGGAACGAACAGGTCTCTCGTACACTGGACTACGCCTTCGACGACTATGAGGTCAGTGTCATGGCGAAGGCGCTCGGCCATACTGAGGATGCCGCACTCTTTGCCAAACGCGCGCAGAACTACCGCAATGTCATCGATCCCGAGACCGGTTTTGCTCGTGGTCGCCATGCGGACGGCTCATGGATTGAGCCCTTTGATCCGATGGCCCCGGCCAGTTACGTTACCGAATCGACGCCATTCGTCTCTACTTTCTTTGTGCCGCAGGACATTCCCGGCCTGATTCAGTTCGTTCACGGGCCGGAGTCGTTTGTGAAGAAACTTGACGATCTCTTTGCGAAGGGTATCTACGACCACGGCAACGAGCCCAGCCACCACATTGCATACCTCTACGATGATGCGGGCGTACCCTGGAAGACCCAGAAGCACGTCCACGAGATTATGACCCTCCAGTACGCCGACAGCAATGCTGGCTTGGCTGGCAATGACGATGCGGGACAGATGTCGGCCTGGTATGTGATGTCGGCCTTGGGGTTCTATTCGGTCACGCCGGGAACGCCACGCTATTCGATTGGGACTCCTCGCTTTGACGATACGACGGTGAAGGTTGGGGGAGGGAAGGAGTTGCATATTTGTGCCCCTGGTGCGGAGTCCGGAAAGTTTTACATCCGATCGGTCCATCTCAACGGCGTCCTGCTACCGCGAAGCTATCTTCTTCACTCCGAAGTGGTAGGCGGTGGGGAACTGGTATTTGAGATGAGCAGTCGCCCGACAGGGCTGTAA
- a CDS encoding condensation domain-containing protein, whose amino-acid sequence MKRKMLFFERIMYFDGQTPVNCLITARIRGSIAVDDLRAALDKVQAKHPLLRAHVEEEDRQLYFVFDANPPKIPLRIVERQAEGDWLKNTKEEWKKPFDMVNGPLVRMVWIRSDEVSELLLVGHHCACDGASLVSIYKELLLLVDQPDLPLIAYEPFQSLKDLIPKEIFSNVRKGLVIRGKAALARLFFALTSKKAAENPQGEHYLLCSRADEKASTAFADRCKKEGTTPYSAMCVAFMQAFGEVRRTDFKNKMMCPVNIRRYVKSIAPDMIFNYAPTVMLSLSTDQGDDFWGLAKKLKQSMLEEVERLDAYEYLMAAEHLHAAIPKLITLLPRLKGKHDFIFSNVGRLEIQEDYRTFKVESFLSSTTALPWRDSTTIVTTSFRGQIDLAFVSNESFLPYADAVAIRERALHILTDVVEAGMLFESSEGA is encoded by the coding sequence GAGCGGATCATGTACTTTGATGGTCAAACACCTGTTAACTGTCTCATAACGGCAAGAATACGAGGGTCCATTGCAGTAGATGACCTTCGTGCAGCCTTGGATAAGGTGCAGGCCAAACACCCCTTGCTACGGGCGCATGTGGAAGAAGAAGATCGCCAGCTCTATTTTGTGTTCGACGCAAATCCTCCAAAGATTCCATTGCGCATTGTGGAGCGCCAAGCCGAAGGGGATTGGCTGAAGAATACAAAGGAGGAATGGAAGAAACCGTTTGATATGGTCAATGGCCCCCTGGTCCGCATGGTCTGGATCAGATCGGACGAGGTTTCTGAGTTGCTGCTGGTTGGCCATCATTGCGCATGTGACGGCGCTTCGCTTGTCTCTATCTACAAGGAGCTTTTACTACTGGTAGATCAACCCGATCTGCCATTGATCGCTTATGAGCCTTTCCAGTCTCTGAAGGATTTGATTCCCAAGGAAATTTTTTCCAATGTAAGAAAAGGCCTTGTGATCAGGGGAAAAGCGGCTCTTGCTCGGCTATTCTTTGCCTTAACGAGCAAGAAAGCGGCGGAGAATCCTCAAGGCGAACATTATTTACTTTGTTCAAGGGCGGATGAAAAGGCATCCACAGCATTCGCTGATCGCTGCAAAAAAGAAGGCACAACGCCCTATTCTGCTATGTGCGTGGCATTTATGCAGGCCTTTGGTGAGGTGAGAAGAACCGATTTCAAAAATAAAATGATGTGCCCAGTCAACATTAGAAGGTATGTAAAGAGCATTGCCCCCGACATGATATTCAACTATGCCCCCACGGTCATGCTCTCACTCAGTACGGATCAAGGGGATGATTTCTGGGGGCTGGCGAAAAAACTCAAACAGTCGATGTTAGAAGAAGTTGAGCGATTGGATGCCTATGAGTATCTGATGGCGGCTGAACATCTTCACGCTGCTATTCCTAAACTCATCACCCTCCTGCCGCGTCTTAAAGGGAAGCATGACTTTATTTTCTCGAATGTTGGACGTTTAGAGATACAGGAAGATTACCGGACATTCAAAGTGGAAAGTTTTCTCAGTTCTACGACGGCACTTCCCTGGAGGGACTCGACTACGATTGTCACCACTTCTTTTCGTGGGCAGATCGATCTGGCGTTTGTTTCAAACGAGTCATTTTTACCTTATGCAGATGCAGTTGCGATCAGAGAACGAGCCCTTCACATATTGACGGATGTTGTGGAAGCCGGAATGCTCTTCGAGTCTTCTGAAGGAGCGTGA
- a CDS encoding RNA polymerase sigma factor yields the protein MFQQTLQPGELTQGDEQYVSPFDDIATVHSLYEARIFRFLLLSVRNRDIALSLTQDTFLNAWRSRDSFRGECSIATWLTRIAVNLLRDQTRTNTFRFWKRANATAIDVDSLSSHLPHPVRSAESTLIAREKLAQIWKTVEKLSPQQRSIFLLRFVDELELLEIAQAMSMALPTVKSHLYRALDRVRASHTASAGKRDRG from the coding sequence ATGTTCCAACAGACTCTCCAACCCGGTGAACTGACTCAAGGGGACGAACAGTACGTATCGCCTTTTGACGATATTGCTACAGTACATAGCCTCTACGAAGCACGCATCTTCCGTTTTTTGTTGCTCTCTGTGCGCAACCGCGATATTGCGCTCTCGCTCACACAGGATACTTTTCTGAACGCATGGCGTTCGCGAGACAGCTTTCGGGGCGAATGCTCTATCGCCACATGGCTCACGCGCATCGCCGTCAACCTGCTTCGTGATCAAACGCGGACCAATACCTTCCGTTTCTGGAAGCGTGCAAACGCAACGGCCATCGATGTGGACTCTCTATCGTCTCATCTTCCTCACCCTGTACGCTCAGCCGAATCTACCCTGATCGCGCGGGAAAAACTCGCGCAAATATGGAAAACAGTAGAAAAACTCTCACCTCAGCAGCGCAGCATCTTCCTCCTGCGTTTTGTCGATGAGCTGGAACTACTCGAGATTGCACAGGCCATGAGCATGGCGCTGCCCACGGTAAAGAGCCATCTGTATCGAGCGCTGGACCGTGTCCGCGCGAGCCATACCGCAAGTGCTGGAAAGAGAGATCGAGGATGA
- a CDS encoding WecB/TagA/CpsF family glycosyltransferase has product MFETTSPLRKANGSYETDAPRTSQFNSSPFDSGWQEANREVSFLGLTMQPKSMSELNALVEQGIAEGRKWIITNHNLHSLYLLHRWPKLRKFYADAHWTFIDGMPLVALGRLYGYSLQREHRVTLADWLQPLMELAASKGWRVFNLGSPKGVGEKAAAELRKQYPALQIEVNDGYFDARHGSPESEAVIERINAYRPDLLMVGMGMPRQEYWTHENFARLDACIIMSSNGAAMDYIAGTVPTPPRWAGRLGLEWAFRLLNEPRRLFGRYLVEPWYILMLLSIDYLRTGGRLKAREPRKI; this is encoded by the coding sequence GTGTTCGAAACCACATCTCCTCTTCGCAAAGCAAACGGCAGTTACGAGACCGATGCGCCCAGAACTAGTCAATTCAATTCGAGTCCTTTTGATTCTGGATGGCAAGAAGCCAATCGAGAGGTTTCTTTTTTGGGGTTGACCATGCAACCTAAGTCCATGTCGGAGTTGAATGCTTTGGTGGAGCAGGGGATTGCGGAGGGCAGGAAGTGGATCATTACGAACCACAACCTACATAGCCTATACCTGTTGCACCGATGGCCTAAGTTGCGCAAATTTTATGCGGATGCACACTGGACGTTCATCGATGGAATGCCGCTGGTGGCATTGGGCCGGCTCTATGGCTATTCGCTTCAACGCGAGCATCGAGTGACACTGGCAGATTGGCTTCAACCTCTGATGGAATTAGCTGCCAGTAAGGGATGGCGCGTCTTCAATCTCGGGTCGCCAAAGGGTGTAGGAGAGAAAGCTGCAGCAGAACTCCGCAAGCAATATCCCGCGCTACAAATCGAGGTAAATGATGGATACTTTGACGCGCGGCATGGTAGCCCGGAGAGCGAAGCGGTGATCGAACGTATCAATGCCTACCGGCCTGATTTATTGATGGTGGGAATGGGTATGCCGCGGCAAGAGTATTGGACTCACGAAAATTTTGCACGGCTCGACGCATGCATAATCATGTCTTCAAACGGCGCTGCCATGGATTACATTGCCGGTACGGTGCCGACACCGCCACGATGGGCTGGCAGGCTGGGACTGGAGTGGGCTTTTCGGCTATTGAATGAGCCACGTAGGCTTTTTGGACGTTATCTGGTGGAGCCTTGGTACATCCTAATGTTGCTGTCAATAGATTACTTGCGGACGGGTGGTCGATTGAAAGCAAGGGAGCCGCGAAAAATTTGA
- a CDS encoding periplasmic heavy metal sensor, with protein MPPSLLLVTSLLLSTPLAYAQNAAGPAPVPNSQSTPVAPPSPMHGRGMKHDIGPGRGIDHGEMRRPGDDLLPPGTWWRSPEVTARIGLTVDQQKRIEDLFLQSRMQLIHTHASLEEEQLLLEPLLNANPVDQGKALAQIDKIADTRADLEKANAKMLLSIRGVLNADQWTKLQALHRGIHDTEGFRGERRGSMDRGFSPQGGRQGPAPASQQ; from the coding sequence ATGCCCCCTAGTCTTCTTCTTGTAACCTCGCTTCTCCTCTCCACTCCTCTAGCTTACGCACAGAACGCCGCTGGACCTGCTCCCGTGCCGAACTCTCAAAGCACCCCGGTGGCCCCTCCATCTCCGATGCATGGTAGAGGGATGAAACACGATATAGGGCCTGGACGCGGCATAGATCATGGTGAAATGCGCAGGCCCGGTGATGACCTGCTACCTCCGGGTACGTGGTGGAGGAGTCCCGAGGTCACGGCCCGTATTGGTCTGACGGTCGATCAGCAGAAGCGGATAGAAGACCTGTTCCTACAGAGTCGTATGCAACTCATCCACACACACGCCTCACTCGAAGAAGAGCAACTATTGCTCGAGCCCCTGCTGAATGCCAATCCTGTCGACCAGGGCAAGGCACTCGCGCAAATAGACAAAATCGCCGACACTCGAGCCGACCTTGAGAAGGCCAACGCTAAGATGCTGCTCAGCATCCGCGGCGTACTCAATGCAGATCAGTGGACCAAACTGCAAGCCCTGCACCGTGGTATCCACGATACGGAAGGTTTTAGGGGAGAAAGAAGAGGATCGATGGATCGAGGATTTTCCCCTCAGGGCGGTCGACAAGGCCCCGCTCCAGCTTCTCAGCAATAG
- a CDS encoding TonB-dependent receptor produces the protein MKTAIGRMKQMLRRLGSTGERMIRCSALLGLLALALMSVQSALAQGITGSITGTVTDSTGAAIPDATVIVRGVATNSVHTVKTSDAGSYTVPQLPPGQYTVTVDKAAFKSYKQSAITLLIDQVAQIDAQLTIGATNDIVEVTSAEPVIQTSSSSVGSVIDSQAIQNTPLNGRLGINGLVALAPGVQGAGAQDQLDTRGVTASVGTGARSSYGGLGSTLDGVTNQEVTLQRGEGEVPSLDAIAEFKILTTGAPAEFNQPAQIIVVSASGTNAVHGGAFEFNRSKGTAAKAYSFLAPSLVPARPPYQRNEYGGNLSGPIVIPHFYNGRDKSFFFAAYEGFRLTQSYSDNTQEPSILQRQGIFTESSTPIINPATQTAFAGNIIPSSYWNSVDVQLLKLLYPVPTISGTGVNTYEQVQETSHASRFSLRLDHKLTDKDQLRFTYLRAFYGPSPTNGNNSLQGGNALDGEHNQNFIVGWTHTFSPTLLLDVAGSYFHLPIYRTPQNHNTDFSSIIPGLGTELIEGAPQITITNIQSVSESGSHDLEQDAQVATSLTKVLSKHTLKAGFSYLYNNHWNDSAESPQRGSFAFTGHYSGNAVADFLLGDPISTGNATPNNYIVRNLSSQYGLYLQDDWKALSNLTINAGLRYDLQWFQGNPYGNESLYVPSLGKVVVFGHSYPAAAIPSFLTSIPITLSSQVGLPNSAFGYLGQDKHNVAPRFGFAYEPVHNTVIRGAVGLYFTLLPSNYVDTAPFGTLPFVSSETYSNSSGTTPAFTMSNPFSATGAFTANPSVSAQAKTTTPYTEEYNLAIEHQLPRGVDVRIGYVGQHNLKQNNYGGPGSTPGSSVSGPNLNLPSQPVLIANGSATVQSTYLVQPFATINNSMAPMFHSNMNSLQIGVHKQYSHGLAFGAEYQWTRVLGTENIENPSGSTPNDSYGPISGLTPQVLTVNYSYLLPFGKGQAFLGSAGNLVDKIVSGWQISGISTFQTGQPFSVTYTAPGKYQLNSTTTYSNLVSGRANRVPGASIYPSRKTKAEWFNPTAFTAPTNAAGVKGGAYGNSGYDMLRGPGFQNWDMNLQKNISFKERYKLQLRADSFNVFNHPNFTVGTSNASLTSSSVGTITSTTTTPSYEARTVEFAAKFSF, from the coding sequence ATGAAAACAGCAATAGGGCGGATGAAGCAGATGTTGCGAAGGCTGGGCTCCACCGGCGAGAGGATGATCCGATGTTCCGCTCTGTTGGGTCTCCTGGCGTTAGCCTTGATGTCGGTTCAAAGTGCGCTTGCCCAGGGCATTACGGGATCGATTACCGGCACTGTCACTGATTCGACCGGGGCTGCGATTCCCGACGCAACGGTTATCGTTCGTGGTGTGGCGACCAACTCAGTCCATACAGTCAAGACCTCCGACGCCGGAAGCTATACAGTGCCACAACTGCCTCCCGGCCAGTACACCGTTACGGTCGATAAAGCAGCCTTCAAAAGCTATAAGCAGAGTGCCATCACCCTTTTGATCGACCAGGTAGCGCAAATCGACGCTCAGCTGACGATTGGTGCAACGAACGATATCGTCGAGGTGACGAGCGCCGAGCCGGTGATTCAGACCTCAAGCTCTTCGGTGGGCTCGGTTATCGATAGCCAGGCAATCCAGAACACGCCACTCAACGGCCGTCTCGGGATCAACGGTCTGGTCGCACTAGCTCCGGGCGTTCAGGGTGCGGGCGCCCAGGACCAGCTTGATACGCGTGGCGTTACGGCATCGGTCGGCACTGGCGCTCGCAGCTCCTACGGCGGTCTTGGTTCCACGCTCGATGGCGTTACTAACCAGGAGGTCACCCTTCAGCGCGGCGAAGGTGAAGTCCCTTCACTCGATGCGATCGCTGAGTTCAAGATTCTCACTACTGGCGCTCCTGCGGAGTTCAACCAGCCAGCGCAGATTATCGTCGTCAGCGCCAGCGGAACCAATGCGGTCCATGGCGGAGCCTTTGAGTTCAACCGATCCAAAGGAACAGCTGCCAAAGCCTATAGCTTCCTGGCCCCGTCCCTTGTTCCGGCCCGGCCTCCGTACCAGAGAAACGAATACGGCGGAAATCTCTCGGGCCCCATCGTTATTCCGCATTTCTATAACGGGCGCGACAAGAGCTTCTTCTTTGCAGCGTATGAAGGTTTTCGCCTGACCCAGTCGTACTCTGACAATACGCAGGAGCCGAGCATTCTTCAACGGCAGGGTATTTTTACCGAGTCCTCTACGCCGATCATCAATCCAGCGACGCAGACGGCTTTTGCGGGGAACATCATTCCCTCGTCCTACTGGAACAGCGTGGATGTTCAACTGTTGAAGCTGCTCTATCCAGTGCCGACTATCTCCGGAACCGGGGTTAATACCTACGAGCAGGTACAGGAGACCAGCCATGCCAGCCGTTTTTCTCTGCGCCTCGATCACAAGCTTACCGATAAGGACCAGCTCCGCTTCACTTACCTCAGGGCCTTCTATGGTCCAAGCCCTACCAACGGTAACAATAGTCTGCAAGGTGGCAATGCGCTGGATGGAGAACACAACCAAAACTTCATCGTCGGCTGGACCCACACCTTCTCACCCACACTGCTGCTTGACGTAGCCGGATCGTACTTCCACCTGCCGATCTACCGCACCCCGCAAAACCACAACACCGACTTCTCTTCGATCATTCCCGGACTCGGAACTGAGCTGATCGAAGGTGCGCCGCAGATTACCATCACCAACATCCAGTCTGTCTCAGAGTCAGGCTCGCATGACCTCGAGCAGGACGCCCAGGTTGCCACCTCCCTCACCAAGGTGCTGTCGAAGCATACGCTCAAGGCTGGCTTCTCCTATCTCTATAACAACCACTGGAATGATTCGGCTGAAAGTCCTCAGCGCGGCTCTTTCGCCTTCACCGGTCACTACTCCGGCAATGCGGTCGCCGACTTCCTCCTTGGCGATCCCATCTCGACCGGCAATGCGACACCAAACAACTACATCGTCAGGAACCTCTCCAGCCAATACGGTCTATACCTACAGGACGACTGGAAGGCGCTGTCCAATCTCACCATCAACGCCGGTCTTCGTTACGACCTACAGTGGTTTCAAGGCAATCCTTACGGGAACGAGTCACTCTACGTTCCTTCGCTCGGCAAAGTCGTGGTCTTCGGTCATTCGTATCCGGCGGCTGCAATTCCGAGCTTCCTGACGTCGATTCCGATTACGCTATCTTCTCAAGTAGGGCTGCCGAACAGTGCCTTCGGCTACCTTGGCCAGGACAAGCATAACGTTGCACCACGTTTCGGCTTTGCGTATGAGCCGGTGCACAACACGGTCATTCGTGGCGCGGTTGGTCTTTACTTCACTCTGCTGCCGTCAAACTACGTTGACACAGCTCCCTTTGGAACATTGCCCTTCGTCAGCTCGGAGACGTACAGCAATTCCTCAGGCACAACGCCTGCCTTTACGATGTCCAACCCGTTCTCGGCCACTGGTGCCTTCACGGCAAACCCATCCGTCAGCGCACAGGCCAAGACCACGACACCCTATACCGAGGAGTACAATCTCGCCATCGAGCATCAGTTGCCAAGGGGCGTCGATGTGCGCATCGGCTATGTTGGGCAGCATAATCTGAAGCAGAACAACTATGGCGGACCCGGATCAACACCTGGCAGCAGCGTTAGTGGCCCGAATCTCAATCTGCCGTCCCAGCCGGTGCTGATTGCCAACGGATCAGCAACAGTACAGAGCACCTATCTCGTCCAGCCGTTCGCCACCATCAACAACAGTATGGCCCCGATGTTCCACAGCAACATGAACTCACTCCAAATCGGCGTTCATAAGCAGTACAGCCACGGCCTTGCCTTTGGTGCTGAGTATCAATGGACCCGCGTTCTCGGGACCGAGAATATAGAGAATCCTTCCGGTTCAACCCCCAACGACTCCTACGGGCCGATCTCCGGACTCACGCCACAGGTGCTCACGGTCAACTACTCCTACTTGCTCCCATTTGGTAAGGGGCAGGCGTTCCTGGGAAGCGCAGGCAATCTGGTCGACAAGATCGTCAGTGGTTGGCAGATCTCGGGGATCAGCACCTTCCAGACCGGACAGCCGTTCTCCGTCACCTACACTGCGCCTGGCAAATACCAACTCAACTCAACAACGACCTACAGTAACCTGGTCAGTGGCCGAGCCAACAGGGTTCCTGGAGCATCTATTTATCCGTCCCGCAAAACGAAGGCAGAGTGGTTCAACCCAACGGCTTTTACTGCTCCGACTAATGCTGCCGGTGTCAAGGGTGGCGCATACGGAAACTCGGGATATGACATGCTCCGCGGGCCTGGTTTTCAGAACTGGGACATGAACTTGCAGAAGAATATCTCCTTCAAGGAACGGTACAAGCTTCAGCTTCGCGCCGATTCCTTCAACGTCTTCAACCACCCTAACTTCACCGTCGGCACGTCAAACGCATCTTTGACCAGCAGCAGCGTCGGAACGATCACATCTACCACCACTACGCCCTCGTATGAAGCGCGCACCGTGGAGTTTGCTGCGAAGTTCAGCTTTTAG